The window taaatcgtgatttCCGTCAAGCACACAGCGTGAGCACAAAACGTGCACGGCGGTCCGTCCCTTTTActacactcgtgactatgCACACAACACCTGCCGAAACATCCTTCGTCCTGTGCCGCTCATTGTCTCGTCCAAACATTATCTTGATAATCGTGTTCGACTCGGACTGGAGCCCATATACTTTGCTTGCATAGCCATGCTTTGCCGCATAACCCTGTGTCGGCCACATTAACGGCGATGAATTTCCAGCCGTCAAGCCTGGTccgctcacgactcgacaCTCTGCTCCACCGCGTCCATTGCTATCTTGTTCCGCCACTTGTTTCGACGTAGACATGCTCACAGTCACTCAAGCCAAAGTCACGACGGGAGATGGGAAAGTTGGCTAGTTTGATTTTTGGGTTCCCCCTCGTTCTGAAAGGAGCGCAAAAAATGCATAATACAGGATGAGTGTGTGTGGTGAAAAGACGATGACAGTGCACAATGTTCGAACCGCAAGCAAGCTTAAAGCTTTCAAAAGTGACACCTCAGCATTGGTatcagctgctgccgcgcCTTGCAAAGATCGACTGCGTGTGAAAAAAAAAGATAAAAGAGTTCTCGAGACTGCCCAGAGACGAGGGGGGGAGAACGAAGCAGTCGGCGAGTCGGTCGATCCTGTTCAGCTGGCTAGCTTAGATTGCATGAGGTGTGTCAACATGAAGCCGACTGTCGATTCAGACCATCGTGTCTGCCGGTGGATCAATGTAGTGTAGGGaaagaagggcaagaaTGCTGCAAAGAGAGAACCGGGACCGAGTCAAGCAAGATCGCTGCCTTGATTTAAGCAGAGGCCTTCTTGGTAGCGGGCGAGACAACGCTGCggcgctgcttcttgagcagcatAACGTTGAAGCGGTCAAAGTCCGACAGCGAGCGGCGCACCTTGATGGCagcacgcttcttggcccAACCGGACTGAGCCCACTTCTCGGCAACACCAGCCTTGTCAAAGAACTTCTTAACGGCTGTCGAGCCAGCACCACGGGGCAGGCCGGGCAcggtgagcttggtgaGCGTCAGGTGCTTAAAGGCAAACGCCTGGCGGGTGACACCGGTGGAGGGCGAGTCAATGATGGCCTGCAAAATTTCATGATCAAGTGGGCGAGGGCGCAAAGGTAAATGCTAGGCGTCAGTCTCTTGTACACCAGCAAACAAAGCCGCAATCAAGCACCTTGACGTCCAAGTATCCGCGCCAACCATCTCTCGGTCATCTATGAACCTGCCCCGTTGTCGTTTTCCGATCAGGTCATGCTGAGACAAGACCAAAATGGCGGTCTCTATCACTGCCTTCCCATCTCCCTGGCCATGAGCTGTGTtccagcatcagcatcagcctAAAGCATGCCTGAGACGAAGACTCCTGCCTTTCCTACATGGGATGGTATGGGCGGCAAGTCCATGCCTGTGATCGCTGGATCTCATTCTGTGCCTGATTAAACATGCTTCCTAACTTGCAATGTCACGACCCATTTCAGTTCCCAATCTGTTGGACCCTAATCTACGATATAGGGTAGTTATCCCATGCTACGCTTGCTGCCATCTTTTTTCCTTTCTGTGTCGGTTGTTGATGTGAAAGTGCGTTTCATCAATGCGAAAATAACTCACCCTGTTCTGGTCAATGACCTcgacgatgacggcgaGCTCGCCGGCGGAGGGGCCCTCCTCGACGAGAACGACGCGGCCAACCTCAACGTAACGCTTGAAAGAAGCAGGCATTGTGTATGATCTGAAAGCAGTAACGATGCAGTAAGAAGGAGAGATCGGAGACAAGTCAGCGAGGCTGATCTTATAGAGAGGTTGGTAACAGAAGCACTCGTCGTATAATCGTATCGCTGCATTTGTGTCATCTAATCAGCGTGGTGGGGCGGGGCGTGTTGAAGCGTGGCTGCAATCCTGTTGACTTCCACTAGACGTCCAAGCAATGCATGGTTGGCGGTCCTTTGACAATCCCCTTGCTATGAAGTGCACCTATTACCTAGCCAGTTCCCACCCTCCGTTGACTCGATTGTGCGATTGCAGGTGCGTTACCATTCATGCTTGAGCCAAAATGTGCCACCGAGCCatgctcctcttccttggGCTGCATATTGGGTTGGGCGAGATGGTCGTCTGATGCTCCGTGTGTTGAACAGGATGTGACAACGAAGACGGGTTTACGACGGTGCAAGTGCCTACACATGCACCAACCTTTCGCGAGAAGCGACAGTTGTAGAAAGTCGAATCTGTACAACGGTGATGCTTTGCTGACGGTGGTGATTGCCAAGGCTAGAGTGCGTATACGAGTGCGAGTGTCGGAGACAAtgacggtgctgctgctgctatcCCCAGTATGTTGGGGTCTACTTACGTTCTTGGAATGATGGTGATGGGCGTGGTagagatcgacgagcagccaacgacgacaaaCAAGCTTCCTCTGGAACGCTCACACACGCGCAAACTCGCATCGCACGCTTTTGACTAAGCTGAACTTGGCTCGCTGTGGCACGCGAAGCCCAACACTCCTTCTCGCCCAGCAGCAACCTCTCTCTCACCTCCCTTACAGTCTGCCAAACACCCGACACGCTTGCTCCCGGCCAAGAAATCAATCACTAATCGGTTTTAAGGTTTCATTTTGTCAGTCGTAAGGTTTTCGCGACTTGTTGCCAGAATTACAGATTTGAAATATGACAAATACATTTCAGATTGCACGTGACTCTTCAGCCACTGATTCCAAGAACCCAAACGTTTCCTCCTGGTCTCCAAATCAACTTGATCATGAATCTGGATACCATAAGTCAGTCATTGTATGGCTGTGAGCCTGCATGATCGTATGATGTAGTGAAAGAAGGACGTCTAACGAGCGAGTGATGGTGAATGGACAAAAGGCAGTGAGAAGCAGTTTCGAGCAGGACAGAACATCGGCCGACCATATCACGTGACTCAATAACTAAAATCAGTGCAGATGAATTTCATTGAATTCAAATCGCAGAAGCGCAGGTTGGCAGTCACAGGCCATCGATTCAGCCATCAGCAGGCCCTCCAGTCAAAGCCACCATCGTCGGTGAAAATTCAGCAACAGCATAGCGCAGTCTGGCCTTTGACCATGGCTAATGAGTCGTGTTCGTGGAAAATCAAGGCAGGCCAGCAGTTTCAATTCGAGATTTTGGGAAGGCGATGTCAGGGCAGGGCAATCCAGCCATTGCCAGCGCAGGCAGCCACGCACAGCATCTGTGTGTGAGTTGAGCGACTAGTTGTGCTCGCCATCAACCGAAACGTGCGGACGCTACCAACCGGTTGACCTTTCTCCACCAAACCTCAAGTCACCTCTGAACAGCGTAAGTATCCTGCACCGTTCATCGACACCGTGCACAAACCGCTATTTCCAACTACACAACGACTGTGGCGGCAACATCACCAACCAGTCAACAGGCACCGCAACCTTTATTTTGCGTTTCATCTCCTGGCGACAGAAACTGGCAACAATCAGCACTCACAGCCACCAGCACCTGTTCAGCGGCAACCACGATCGAATTGTCGAACCGTTCCTAAtcatctcgctcttcaCCTTGTGTCTTATCCGTCACCACGGTCGTGAACTATCTGTCACCTTTCTTTCGATTCACAGAAAAATGGTCAACGTTCCCAAGACGCGCAGGACTTACTGCAAGGGCAAGCCCTGCAAGAAGCACACGTGAGTATCCCCGTCGACTAtcagcagtagcagcagcagcagtagcatAGCAACCACCCGAAGTTGCTAGCAGTGTCAACAGCAGCGAACAAGCAAAACATCATGTGGTTCATCAACAAATACTCAGGCAAGGAGGAGCAGACACCCGAGGCTACGCAGACAGAGTATTATGCAGGTTAGACTTGTTATGGGACAGGCAGATTTGCGAGAGCTACACTGTGACTCGAAGCAGGCGTGTTGGAGATCATGTTCAAGTGCACTGGAGGAATGCTCTAGATCAAAGCACTGTGGTTTGCGCCACTCTGGCCATTGCACGATGGGCCATCGACGGAAAACTAGGGCTACAAGGATTGAGCATGTATCGCCTCTCCATCAGCGAGCATCAGTGATTTTCACAGGAGTTGGATAGGAACGAGTTGATGAGGAAGCTAAATATTCAGCACGACGATTGGGCCCATCTTGGATGAAAACTTGGGGAAGAAATTTCTTCTTTGTAGGATGTCGCACAGCATGAAACTGGACACGGAAAGGGAGAAGGATGTCTCAGCTGAGAAAGCGTTTGCAACGTCCTTGCCGCAGACGATCTCTACGTtggactgctgctgcgttgcTTGCACGTATCTAGCAACTATCATGATCACATCGCTGACCTTCGCAACCTCACGCAATTCGGCACCAACCAATAACAGCCCTCACAAGATCACCCAGTACAAGACTGGTAAGGCTTCGCTCTACGCCCAGGGTAAGCGTCGTTACGACAGGAAGCAGAAGGGTTACGGTGGTCAGACCAAGCCCGTCTTCCacaagaaggccaagacCACCAAGAAGGTCGTGCTTCGTCTCGAGTGCACCCAGTGCAAGTACCGATCGCACGTTGCCCTCAAGCGATGCAAGCacttcgagctcggtggtgacaagaagcagaagaacGCCGCCCTTGTCTTCTAAGCTTGTTGGTCGTCTTTCCGATTCCATCCTTCCATTCTCTTCTCTCCCCTTTTCGTCGGTCGAGTTCGGCTTGGTCTTGAATGCATGCATCGATggatcgtgatcgtgacCTAGTTTCGACTCGCCGACATTCGCCCGTTTATGTTGTTCTTGGGGGCGTTTCAATGTTTGTGACGCTTTCATGAAAATTGCCGACTTGACTGTCGACGCTGTACTTTTTTCGATTCACCTGCGTCGAGAGGCAATACTGCCTCGTAAGCGCGATCATCACCACAAAACGAGGTGGCGGATCACTGTAGCCCCACCTCTCACACACTACACACGCAAAATAAGCATCTTTCTCTCGATTTCTCGATTTTCGGGTCTGCTCAGTGTTACGTGCTGGGTAGGATGGTGTGGACTCGATTAACCCCAAGGCGTGTGGGCGGGGATGCACGTGTTTGATGAAGGCGAAGGTGCATGCCTATAGACACGTTGTATTCACGCGCATAGTCAAGGGATGGGAATGAGTGGGAAGGATTGACTGAGATCTATGTGATGAGCAATGTATAACAGGGAGTTTCTAAGCAAAAGCGGAAGATTCGATGCCAGCCGCCTTTGCAGCGTTGGCGAACTCGGCCTTGACCGCGTCGGCGGCGGGAGCGGCCTCGGCCTTCTTCCTGTACTCTGCGAGCTTGGCGGCTTCGAGCTTTTCGCAAAGGGCGTCGAGTTCGTTGAGCTGCGCCTCGATGAGCTGCGGCGTGGGTGCCGAGGATTGGAAGTAGTTGTTGTCGGTGATGAGTTTGTTGAGCGCcttcttttccttcttAATCGCCTTCTTGGCGGCTTCCTTGAGCTTTTTCGCATCAGCTTTGGCAGCCTTCTCCTGTTCGGCAGCTTTGGCCTCTGATTcagctttgcgcttggcttcttcttcggccttcttcttgtcttCGGCAGCCTTGCGTggatcgacgccagcagAAGCACCATTGGCGCCAGGACGACctttgttcttcttggcctcgcgagcagctttgTCTTCAGCCTTGAACTGCTTGATACGAGGGTCGATGGAAAGCGCCttgtcgacgaggttgCGCAGACGAGCGTTGTCCTCCTTCTTTCTGCGAGCACGTTCATTTCGGTTCTTCTTCTCAGTGTATCGCTTATCGTCACGGTTGTCGGAGCCCTCGTTGATCTCCTTGTCAAGGTACTCGAACGATCGCCACGAGTCAAAGTTGTAGAAAAAGTCGTAGAACTCGTTGACCTGGTCACGCGTCGAGTTGGCGTCTCCAAGCTTGGGTACCGGTCCGTTCTTGGGCTCGGAGAAACGTCCCTCGCGCTCAAAGATGGGACCCCAGAGAGCGTAGAACTTTTCAGCAGCCTCCTTACCTGTGGGAACGgcttcatcgtcgatcgactcgtCAACAGAATCAAACTGGCGACGCTTCTCGGGGTTGCTCAAAATCTCGTGTGCTTTGGCGATACACTTGAAGAACGAGTCGTCGGAAGTGAGGCCCGAAGAGCCGGCTTTCTTGTCGGGGTGGTGCTTGAGCACCTTCTTGCGGTGAGcgatcttgatctgctCCTGAGTCGCCTTCCATCGCAAAGCCGACAGACCAAGCACCGCATAGTGGTCTTGCGTCTTCCACTCCTTGGGGTCGCGGGCGAGGAGCTCCTCGGAttcctcctcgtcaccgACGCCGGCATCATCTTCTCcattggcagcagcggcggcggcagcggcggcaagAGAATCCGAGATGATCttgtcgtcctcggcaaaggtgagcttgttgagctctcgtcgcttgtGCGCGAGGAAGGCAGGCCCAACGGGCTGAAGGACGTGGGTAGAAGGCGCCGAGAGGGTACTAGCCGACGACTGGCCAGGCTTGAAGCCGGCAGGAGCCGCCGAGAGCTCGTAGGGAAGGTCGATAAAGACGGACATGATTGGGACtagatgatgatggcaaaGAAGGTGACAGCGTGTGTGCCGTCTTTCAAAATCTTTTTGGccgtattcgtgatttgcacGTTGATTcgagcattcgtgatttgtcTTCTCGTGTCGATCAAACCGAGATGCTttctcagcagcaaagcgcCAACTCTGTGACGcttcttcgtgcttggcctaaaatcgtgaatcacgaatcatgacATCgcgaaaatcacgaataattGTCGAAAAAAGTTTTGGTTTTTCAGATTTGGCACCACGCAAAACTCACGAACAAACGAAGTGGTAAACACTGATCGGGATCGGGAAattgaatcgtgaatcgtaaaacatgaaatcacgaagaatccaatcgtgaataatcgtgactgtgcttTGTTCGTATCTCTGAGCGCGAGAGCGTGAGTCAAGCTTCACAAAtagagtcacgagtgacagGACAGATCTGAGCTacgcttggcttggctttctCGCACAAGAAAAAGTGTACTTGGCTCCAGCCAGACGGAAATCCAACACTCAACTGCTTCTTCATTCTCGTCCTCTTGCCCTAGCAAAAGCCCTGATACATCATGATCGACCTCTTGCTTCTCCAGCCCGACAAGGGCGGCAATCCGCAACTCGTCAAGGATTCGCAAAAGAAGCGAAACGCCTCCGaggagctcgtcgacgaagTGCTCGCCCTCTACAAGAACTGGGTTTCGCTTCAAAAGGATCTCGATGTCGCGCGTCGAGATGTCAACGCCGTCCAGGCTGAGAtcaccaagctgcgcaaagCCAAAGAGAACGCCGATGAGCagatggccaagaagaaggagctcgatgccAAGGTCAACCAACTCAAGCCTACCGTCGTAGCTGCCGAACAGGAGATGAAGACCAAAGCCATGCAGATCGGCAACATTGTCGGCGACAAGGTACCTATCAGCAATACCGAAGACGACAATGCCGAGCTTCGCAAGTGGCACCCGGATGGGCCCAACGCACaggtggagaagaaggagggCATTTTGAGTCACCACGAGGTCATGTACCGCCTGGAACTGTTCGACACGGAACGTGGAACCAAGATCTCGGGTCATCGTGGATTCTTTCTCACTGGCGACGGTGTCGATCTCAACCAGGCGCTCATCAACTACGGCCTGGACTTTTTGCGTAAAAAGGACTACAAGAAGATCATGACGCCCTTTATGATGCGTAAGGAAGTCATGGCCAAGACggcgcagctcgaccagTTTGACGAAGAGCTTTACAAGGTGACGGGGGATGAAGATGACAAGTACCTGATCGCCACCTCGGAACAGCCCATCTCGGCGCTGCACTCGGATGAAGTGTTTACCGAACccgccaagcagctgccCATTCGCTACGCCGGCTACTCGACCTGTTTCCGCAAAGAAGCCGGATCGCACGGCAAGGACACCTGGGGAATCTTCCGTGTCCACCAATTTGAAAAAGTGGAACAATTCTGCATCACCGACCCCGCTTCGTCATGGGACATGCTCGAACAGATGCTCGCCAACTCGGAAGAGTTCTACCAGTCGTTGCAACTGCCGTACCATGTTGTAGCCATCGTCTCTGGTGCGCTCAACAACGCAGCTGCCATGAAGTACGACTTGGAAGCCTGGTTCCCGTTCCAGGGAGAGTACAAGGAGCTTGTCTCGTGCAGCAACTGCACTGACTACCAGTCCAGACGTCTGGACGTGAGGTGCGGTTTCAAGAAGCCCGGCGACACCAAGCAGACTTTCGTTCACATGCTCAACGGTACGCTTTGTGCTACCGAGAGAGCGCTCTGCTGCGTGGTCGAGAATTGGCAGACTCCAGAGGGACTCAAGATTCCCCCACCACTCCAGCCCTACATGGGCGGAAGGGACTTCTTGCCTTGGGTCAGGGAGTTGCCCAAGAACACGACTAGCCAAAAGAAGAAGTAAGAGAGGTCGACCACTGTTTTCTCGTACAAAAGCATCCCTTTCCTGCAGCGTCTCACCTTGGGCCGATTTTCCAGGTGCAAACTACACCCACACAACCAGACACGCATTTCGACACACATAGTCCTGTGTAAATAGGAGTCGTACCTGACCAACCGACAAGGTGAGAACCATCTAACGTAGTAGCTGTTCAGAATGGAATGCGAAAACTCTACAGTGCCAGAGTGCGAAATGGAATgcggattcgtgattgcatcgACTTCAGAACCACTCGTGAGCGTGACCAGCCTGTTCGGCAATGCACACATCGATGGAATCGCCAAAGTAGCCGGGCTCTTGGTGGTTCAATGCGGTGACACATTGTGAATGGCCATCAGTGTCGCCGAGAACGTAGCAGAGATATCCCACGGGGGCGATGAAGGCTTTGTCTGTATAGTCGACCAACGCTTTGGGCTCTCTTGCAGCTATGTCTACACCGGCGGGGATAGTGGGGAAGTTGAAAGCCTTGCTACTTCGTACCGATCGATGTGCGTGTTGCAGGAGTGGCACGATAGACGGATCGCCAGTAGTGGCTAGGTAGTGTGCGAGGCGCCAGGGTGTGCGACAAGCGTT of the Mycosarcoma maydis chromosome 2, whole genome shotgun sequence genome contains:
- a CDS encoding 60S ribosomal protein eL14, which encodes MPASFKRYVEVGRVVLVEEGPSAGELAVIVEVIDQNRAIIDSPSTGVTRQAFAFKHLTLTKLTVPGLPRGAGSTAVKKFFDKAGVAEKWAQSGWAKKRAAIKVRRSLSDFDRFNVMLLKKQRRSVVSPATKKASA
- a CDS encoding 60S ribosomal protein eL42; the encoded protein is MVNVPKTRRTYCKGKPCKKHTPHKITQYKTGKASLYAQGKRRYDRKQKGYGGQTKPVFHKKAKTTKKVVLRLECTQCKYRSHVALKRCKHFELGGDKKQKNAALVF
- a CDS encoding putative zuotin, which codes for MSVFIDLPYELSAAPAGFKPGQSSASTLSAPSTHVLQPVGPAFLAHKRRELNKLTFAEDDKIISDSLAAAAAAAAANGEDDAGVGDEEESEELLARDPKEWKTQDHYAVLGLSALRWKATQEQIKIAHRKKVLKHHPDKKAGSSGLTSDDSFFKCIAKAHEILSNPEKRRQFDSVDESIDDEAVPTGKEAAEKFYALWGPIFEREGRFSEPKNGPVPKLGDANSTRDQVNEFYDFFYNFDSWRSFEYLDKEINEGSDNRDDKRYTEKKNRNERARRKKEDNARLRNLVDKALSIDPRIKQFKAEDKAAREAKKNKGRPGANGASAGVDPRKAAEDKKKAEEEAKRKAESEAKAAEQEKAAKADAKKLKEAAKKAIKKEKKALNKLITDNNYFQSSAPTPQLIEAQLNELDALCEKLEAAKLAEYRKKAEAAPAADAVKAEFANAAKAAGIESSAFA
- a CDS encoding putative serine--tRNA ligase, which produces MIDLLLLQPDKGGNPQLVKDSQKKRNASEELVDEVLALYKNWVSLQKDLDVARRDVNAVQAEITKLRKAKENADEQMAKKKELDAKVNQLKPTVVAAEQEMKTKAMQIGNIVGDKVPISNTEDDNAELRKWHPDGPNAQVEKKEGILSHHEVMYRLELFDTERGTKISGHRGFFLTGDGVDLNQALINYGLDFLRKKDYKKIMTPFMMRKEVMAKTAQLDQFDEELYKVTGDEDDKYLIATSEQPISALHSDEVFTEPAKQLPIRYAGYSTCFRKEAGSHGKDTWGIFRVHQFEKVEQFCITDPASSWDMLEQMLANSEEFYQSLQLPYHVVAIVSGALNNAAAMKYDLEAWFPFQGEYKELVSCSNCTDYQSRRLDVRCGFKKPGDTKQTFVHMLNGTLCATERALCCVVENWQTPEGLKIPPPLQPYMGGRDFLPWVRELPKNTTSQKKK